In the genome of Capra hircus breed San Clemente chromosome 5, ASM170441v1, whole genome shotgun sequence, one region contains:
- the ZBTB39 gene encoding zinc finger and BTB domain-containing protein 39, which produces MGMRIKLQSTNHPNNLLKELNKCRLSETMCDVTIVVGSRSFPAHKAVLACAAGYFQNLFLNTGLDAARTYVVDFITPANFEKILSFVYTSELFTDLINVGVIYEVAERLGMEDLLRACHSTFPDLESTAVAKPLTSTSENHSGTPSCSSAEPPHPLGELRGGGEHFGPDRNYALPSDAGGNYKEEERNVTSDTNQSLQPLPPKTEDHDAPAPFTSVPSVVTQPGLGTVSTGIQTSTSSCQPYKVQSNGDFSKNSFFTPDNAVDITTGTNSCLGNSDHSKDPGFGQMDELQLEDLGDDDLQFEDPTEEIGTAEEVIELSDDSEDELTFGESENRENKAMPCQVCKKVLEPNIQLIRQHARDHVDLLTGNCKVCETHFQDRNSRVTHVLSHIGIFLFSCDMCETKFFTQWQLTLHRRDGIFENNIIVHPNDPLPGKLGLFAGAVSAELKCAACGKALAKDFHVVRGHILDHLNLKGQACSVCDQRHLNLCSLMWHTLSHLGISVFSCSVCANSFVDWHLLEKHMAVHQSLEDALFHCHLCSQSFKSEAAYRYHVSQHKCNSGLDTRPGFGLQNPALQKRKLPAEEFLSEELVLQGQPGNSKYSCKVCGKRFAHTSEFNYHRRIHTGEKPYQCKVCHKFFRGRSTIKCHLKTHSGALMYRCTVCGHYSSTLNLMSKHVGVHKGSLPPDFTIEQTFMYIIHSKEAEKNPDS; this is translated from the coding sequence ATGGGCATGAGGATCAAACTGCAAAGCACCAACCACCCCAACAACCTGCTGAAAGAACTCAACAAGTGCCGGCTCTCAGAGACCATGTGCGATGTCACCATCGTGGTGGGGAGCCGTTCCTTCCCGGCCCACAAAGCCGTGCTGGCCTGCGCAGCTGGCTACTTCCAGAATCTCTTCCTCAACACTGGGCTTGATGCTGCCAGGACCTATGTGGTGGACTTCATCACCCCTGCCAACTTCGAGAAGATTCTAAGCTTTGTCTACACGTCGGAACTCTTCACGGACCTGATCAACGTCGGGGTCATCTACGAGGTAGCAGAGCGTCTGGGTATGGAGGATCTCCTCCGGGCCTGTCACTCCACCTTTCCTGACCTGGAGAGCACTGCCGTGGCCAAGCCCCTGACCAGCACCAGCGAGAACCACTCTGGTACCCCGAGTTGTAGCTCAGCAGAACCCCCCCATCCCCTTGGAGAACTCCGGGGGGGTGGGGAGCACTTTGGTCCTGATAGAAACTATGCGTTACCTAGTGATGCTGGAGGAAACTATaaagaggaggagagaaatgTTACCAGTGACACTAACCAGAGCCTGCAGCCGCTGCCGCCAAAGACAGAAGACCACGATGCCCCTGCTCCGTTCACCTCTGTCCCCAGCGTGGTGACCCAGCCAGGCCTGGGCACTGTCAGCACGGGCATCCAAACCAGCACCAGCTCCTGCCAGCCATACAAAGTCCAGAGCAATGGAGACTTCAGTAAGAACAGCTTCTTCACTCCTGACAATGCAGTAGACATTACCACTGGGACCAACTCCTGTCTGGGCAACAGCGACCATTCCAAAGACCCAGGCTTTGGACAGATGGATGAGCTCCAACTGGAGGACCTGGGGGATGACGACTTGCAGTTTGAAGACCCCACCGAGGAGATTGGCACAGCTGAGGAGGTGATTGAATTGAGTGACGACAGTGAGGATGAGCTAACTTTTGGAGAGAGTGAAAACCGAGAGAATAAGGCCATGCCCTGCCAGGTATGCAAGAAGGTTCTAGAGCCCAACATTCAGCTGATCCGACAACATGCTCGGGACCACGTGGACCTGCTGACTGGCAACTGCAAGGTCTGTGAGACCCATTTCCAGGACCGGAACTCCCGGGTCACGCATGTTCTCTCCCACATCGGTattttcctcttctcctgcgACATGTGTGAAACTAAGTTCTTTACCCAGTGGCAACTGACCCTCCACCGACGGGATGGAATATTTGAGAACAACATCATCGTCCACCCCAATGACCCCTTGCCTGGGAAGCTGGGTCTCTTTGCAGGGGCAGTCTCTGCGGAGCTGAAATGTGCTGCCTGTGGGAAGGCATTGGCCAAAGATTTCCACGTGGTCCGGGGCCATATCCTTGACCATCTGAACCTGAAGGGCCAGGCCTGCAGCGTCTGTGACCAGCGCCACCTCAACCTCTGCAGCCTCATGTGGCACACACTTTCCCACCTTGGCATCTCTGTCTTCTCTTGCTCTGTGTGTGCAAACAGCTTTGTGGACTGGCATCTCCTGGAGAAGCACATGGCTGTGCACCAAAGCCTGGAAGATGCCCTCTTCCACTGCCACTTGTGCAGCCAGAGCTTCAAGTCAGAGGCTGCCTATCGCTACCATGTCAGCCAGCACAAGTGCAACAGTGGCCTTGACACACGGCCTGGTTTTGGACTCCAGAACCCAGCCCTCCAGAAGCGGAAGCTGCCGGCAGAGGAGTTCCTGAGTGAGGAACTGGTGCTGCAGGGCCAACCTGGGAACAGCAAGTATAGCTGCAAGGTGTGCGGCAAAAGGTTTGCCCACACGAGTGAGTTCAACTACCACCGGCGGATCCACACGGGCGAGAAGCCGTACCAGTGTAAGGTGTGCCACAAGTTCTTCCGAGGCCGCTCGACCATCAAGTGCCACCTGAAGACGCACTCGGGGGCTCTCATGTATCGCTGCACAGTCTGTGGCCACTACAGCTCTACCCTTAACCTCATGAGCAAGCACGTCGGTGTGCACAAAGGCAGCCTCCCACCTGACTTCACCATCGAGCAAACCTTCATGTACATTATTCATTCCAAAGAAGCGGAAAAGAACCCAGACAGCTGA
- the GPR182 gene encoding G-protein coupled receptor 182 has translation MSATSGPSVVPTRDVGEIYNWTELLHFFNHTLPECHMELNENTKRVALFVLYLAIFVVGLVENLLVICVNWRGSARAGLLRLYVLNMAIADLGIILSLPVWMLEATLDYTWLWGSFSCRFTHYFYYANMYSSIFFLVCLSVDRYVTLTNASPSWQRHQHRGRRAVCAGVWVLSALIPLPEVVHIRLVDSFEPMCLFMAPFETYSTWAVVVALSTTILGFLLPLPLIAIFNVLTARRLRQTGQPEGRRHCLLVCAYIAVFVICWLPYHLTLLLLTLHGTHISLHCYLAHLLYFFYDIIDCFSMLHCVVNPILYNFLSPSFRGRLLNAVVHYLPKVQAREGRHASSSSSSSTQHSIIITKEGIQAPAAGPHHHPSLNFQAANTPPTSAPQSLVAS, from the coding sequence ATGTCGGCCACCTCAGGGCCCAGCGTGGTGCCCACCAGGGACGTGGGAGAGATCTACAACTGGACGGAGCTGCTCCACTTCTTCAACCACACCCTGCCCGAGTGCCACATGGAGCTCAACGAGAACACCAAGCGCGTAGCCCTCTTTGTGCTCTACCTGGCCATCTTCGTGGTCGGGCtggtggagaacctcctggtgaTCTGTGTCAACTGGCGGGGCTCGGCCCGCGCGGGGCTGCTGCGTCTCTACGTGCTCAATATGGCCATCGCTGACCTGGGCATCATCCTGTCTCTGCCCGTGTGGATGCTGGAGGCCACGCTGGACTACACCTGGCTCTGGGGCAGCTTCTCCTGCCGTTTCACCCACTATTTCTACTATGCCAACATGTACAGCAGCATCTTCTTCCTGGTGTGCCTCAGCGTGGACCGCTACGTCACCCTCACCAATGCCTCTCCCTCCTGGCAGCGCCACCAGCACCGAGGGCGCCGGGCCGTGTGTGCCGGGGTCTGGGTCCTCTCGGCCCTCATCCCGCTGCCCGAGGTGGTCCACATCCGGCTGGTGGACAGCTTTGAGCCCATGTGCCTCTTCATGGCACCTTTTGAAACATACAGCACGTGGGCCGTGGTGGTggccctgtccaccaccatcctGGGCTTCCTGCTGCCCTTGCCCCTCATCGCCATCTTCAACGTGCTGACGGCCCGCCGGCTCCGGCAGACAGGACAGCCCGAGGGCCGGCGCCACTGCCTGCTGGTGTGCGCCTACATAGCCGTCTTTGTCATCTGCTGGCTGCCCTACCACCTGACCCTGCTGCTGCTCACACTCCACGGCACCCACATCTCCCTCCACTGCTACCTGGCCCACCTGCTCTACTTCTTCTACGACATCATTGACTGCTTCTCCATGCTCCACTGTGTTGTCAACCCCATCCTCTATAACTTCCTCAGCCCGAGCTTCCGGGGCCGGCTCCTCAACGCCGTGGTCCATTACCTTCCCAAGGTCCAGGCCAGGGAGGGCAGacatgcctcctcctcctcctcctcctccacccagcATTCCATCATCATCACCAAGGAGGGCATCCAGGCCCCTGCAGCcggcccccaccaccacccaagcCTGAACTTCCAGGCAGCAAACACCCCACCCACCTCCGCTCCCCAGTCTCTTGTAGCCAGCTGA